The following coding sequences lie in one Thermomicrobium sp. 4228-Ro genomic window:
- a CDS encoding type III pantothenate kinase produces MLLTVDIGNTNVVIGLFDGSELRTRWRLATARDRMPDEWWVQLVTLSESEGFRIQAVRSVAIASVVPSLTAVFTELVRQRLASEPFVVNGSQDLGLVLDVDQPTEVGADRICNAIAAIERYGAPVIVVDFGTGTTFDVVDGRGAYIGGAIAPGLAIAFDALTQRAARLFTVALEPPGRTIGRNTREGLQAGTVIGYAELVRGLIRRIREELGQDAPAIATGGLATLVAPLVPEFTALEPDLTLHGLRTAYERARHRGTVTQPHHR; encoded by the coding sequence GTGTTACTGACGGTCGATATCGGCAATACCAATGTCGTGATCGGTCTCTTCGACGGCTCCGAGTTGCGAACGCGCTGGCGTCTCGCCACAGCGCGCGACCGGATGCCTGACGAGTGGTGGGTGCAGCTCGTCACGCTGAGCGAGAGCGAAGGCTTCCGCATTCAGGCTGTACGGTCCGTCGCGATCGCCAGTGTCGTTCCCTCTTTGACAGCGGTCTTCACGGAACTCGTCCGGCAGCGGCTCGCGAGCGAACCGTTCGTGGTCAATGGTTCGCAAGATTTGGGACTGGTGCTCGATGTCGACCAGCCAACGGAAGTCGGTGCCGACCGCATCTGCAACGCGATCGCCGCGATCGAGCGGTACGGTGCCCCGGTCATCGTCGTCGACTTCGGTACCGGTACGACATTCGATGTCGTCGATGGCCGCGGTGCATACATCGGCGGAGCCATCGCCCCTGGCCTGGCGATCGCGTTCGATGCACTCACGCAGCGGGCCGCTCGCCTCTTTACCGTCGCACTCGAGCCACCTGGTCGGACGATCGGCCGCAACACGCGCGAGGGCTTGCAGGCTGGCACGGTCATCGGGTATGCCGAACTCGTCCGTGGCTTGATTCGCCGCATTCGCGAAGAACTCGGCCAGGACGCACCCGCGATCGCGACCGGTGGTCTTGCGACGCTCGTCGCACCGCTGGTTCCCGAGTTCACAGCGCTCGAGCCTGATCTGACATTGCACGGGCTACGGACAGCCTACGAGCGGGCACGCCACCGTGGCACGGTGACACAACCGCATCACCGATAA
- the ppc gene encoding phosphoenolpyruvate carboxylase: MTVQPQPLGSEAGQALRAEPIEGLRHEVNLLGSLLGDVLREQGGEALYDLVERARRATIAARTTGRVAERLRELQERFSRLSDEDLFGIVRAFGIFFHLINLAEQHHRVRTLRQRERMEPALHESIEAALVALRDRGLPPDTVAKVLGELLVFPVFTAHPSEPRRRTVLQRLAALARSIQQLDDPRLSPRERDWLLERLREEITLLWQTAETRVARPTPLDEVRSNIAILVGPVYDVVPLLRRALERALQRSYPELVGREWPVPVRLATWVGGDRDGNPSVTAAVTEATARLLREAIVRRYRDEVVELRRALSVSARVRPASETLLDRIDRERERLNLAPVRAWADEPYRRFLGLIEERLRRTEAGEFGGYFTPEEFLDDLRLIADSLESGKGLRIARGRVADLIARVRVFGFHLAELEIRQDAARHREALAELFALDGVSNYLERTSDDREALVLQRLAGKPFGFPRGALSPETREVLETFEAIVRIQRFNGERACHTVIVSMTSETADVLGTLLLAREAGLVDCYTNKAWSRIDVVPLFEQIAELDNCGAIVERLLSLPFYREIVASRGDHLEVMVGYSDSNKDGGYVSSNWRIYRAQEQLARAASRYGVTLRIFHGRGGAIGRGGGPMGRAIRSRPMAARTPVLKVTEQGEVIFTRYSEPAIGLRHWEQMIHALVQSVLGEPEPPVPTEWLSTMERLASLSQAAYEELVKGHPEFVAYFTTATPFPELATLNLASRPVARRAGSDGTVRFADLRAIPWVFSWTQSRVNLPGWYGLGTALERVVEERGAEILRSMYRNWPFFETLIDNAQISLGTAELTVASLYAQLAEYPELFERIAAEYERTVRLVLTITGQVELLERSPVLSRLVKLRNPYVDVLHLAQIELLRRYRQLAADSEGRRARLLDAIHHSINAIAAGLQTTG, encoded by the coding sequence ATGACGGTGCAACCGCAGCCTCTCGGGAGCGAAGCCGGTCAGGCGCTCCGGGCCGAGCCGATCGAGGGACTCCGGCACGAAGTCAACCTGCTCGGTAGCTTGCTGGGCGACGTCCTGCGTGAGCAGGGCGGCGAAGCGCTGTACGATCTCGTCGAACGGGCACGGCGGGCGACGATCGCAGCCCGGACGACTGGCCGAGTTGCGGAACGCCTACGTGAACTGCAGGAGCGGTTTTCCCGTTTGTCGGACGAGGATCTGTTCGGGATCGTCCGGGCATTCGGGATCTTCTTCCATCTCATCAATCTCGCCGAGCAACATCACCGGGTTCGGACACTGCGGCAGCGCGAGCGAATGGAGCCGGCGCTGCACGAATCGATCGAGGCGGCGCTGGTTGCGCTGCGTGATCGTGGTCTACCACCGGACACAGTGGCGAAAGTGCTGGGCGAACTGCTCGTCTTCCCTGTTTTCACAGCACATCCGTCGGAACCACGCCGCCGAACTGTGCTGCAGCGACTCGCGGCACTCGCCCGTTCGATTCAGCAGTTGGACGATCCTCGCCTTTCGCCTCGCGAGCGTGACTGGCTGCTCGAACGCTTGCGCGAGGAGATCACACTCCTCTGGCAGACGGCGGAGACACGGGTCGCGCGTCCGACTCCGCTCGACGAGGTGCGGAGCAATATCGCGATCCTCGTCGGCCCGGTTTACGATGTCGTTCCGTTACTCCGTCGTGCGCTCGAGCGGGCGCTCCAGCGTTCCTATCCTGAGTTGGTCGGTCGAGAATGGCCCGTCCCGGTGCGCCTAGCGACCTGGGTGGGAGGGGACCGCGATGGCAATCCGAGTGTTACCGCTGCCGTCACGGAAGCGACTGCGCGTCTGCTCCGCGAGGCGATCGTACGCCGGTATCGCGACGAAGTCGTGGAGCTACGGCGGGCTTTGAGTGTCTCGGCTCGCGTACGGCCAGCGAGCGAAACGCTGCTCGACCGGATCGATCGCGAGCGTGAGCGCCTGAATCTCGCACCAGTGCGAGCGTGGGCGGACGAGCCCTACCGGCGGTTCCTCGGACTCATCGAAGAACGCCTGCGCCGCACCGAGGCGGGCGAGTTCGGCGGTTACTTTACCCCGGAGGAGTTCCTGGACGATCTCCGGTTGATCGCCGATTCGCTGGAGTCGGGTAAGGGGCTGCGCATCGCCAGGGGACGCGTTGCCGATCTCATCGCACGCGTTCGGGTGTTCGGCTTCCATCTCGCAGAGCTGGAGATCCGGCAGGATGCGGCGCGACATCGCGAGGCACTAGCCGAGTTGTTCGCGTTGGATGGGGTCTCGAACTATCTCGAGCGCACTTCGGACGACCGGGAAGCGCTCGTCTTGCAGCGACTGGCCGGAAAGCCGTTCGGCTTTCCGCGCGGTGCACTCTCGCCGGAAACGCGCGAAGTACTGGAGACGTTCGAGGCGATCGTCCGCATCCAGCGGTTCAACGGTGAGCGTGCTTGCCACACGGTCATCGTGTCGATGACTTCGGAAACGGCTGATGTCCTGGGTACGTTGCTGCTGGCTCGCGAGGCGGGATTGGTCGATTGCTACACCAACAAGGCGTGGAGTCGTATCGACGTCGTGCCGCTTTTCGAACAGATCGCTGAACTCGACAACTGTGGAGCGATTGTCGAGCGTCTCCTCTCGTTGCCCTTCTACCGTGAGATCGTAGCGTCTCGTGGTGACCACCTTGAAGTGATGGTCGGTTACTCCGACAGTAACAAGGACGGTGGGTACGTTTCCTCGAACTGGCGCATCTACCGGGCACAGGAACAGCTCGCGCGCGCTGCGAGCCGATACGGCGTCACACTGCGGATTTTCCACGGTCGAGGGGGCGCGATCGGTCGCGGTGGTGGGCCGATGGGCCGGGCGATCCGCTCCCGCCCCATGGCCGCGCGGACACCGGTCCTCAAGGTCACCGAGCAAGGTGAGGTGATTTTCACGCGCTACAGCGAGCCGGCGATCGGTCTCCGTCACTGGGAGCAGATGATCCATGCACTCGTTCAGTCGGTACTCGGTGAACCGGAGCCGCCTGTGCCTACGGAATGGCTTTCCACGATGGAGCGACTCGCATCCTTGTCGCAGGCCGCGTACGAAGAACTCGTCAAAGGTCATCCGGAGTTCGTCGCGTATTTCACTACCGCAACGCCCTTTCCGGAACTTGCCACATTGAACCTCGCATCCCGCCCGGTTGCTCGGCGAGCGGGCAGCGATGGCACGGTCCGGTTCGCTGACCTGCGTGCGATTCCGTGGGTCTTCAGCTGGACACAGAGCCGCGTGAATTTGCCGGGATGGTACGGTTTGGGGACAGCGCTCGAGCGCGTCGTCGAGGAGCGTGGTGCGGAAATCCTGCGGTCGATGTACCGGAATTGGCCCTTCTTCGAGACACTCATCGATAACGCGCAGATTAGTCTGGGAACAGCGGAACTCACTGTCGCGTCGCTCTACGCGCAGCTCGCCGAGTACCCGGAGCTCTTCGAACGCATCGCCGCGGAGTACGAGCGCACGGTCCGCCTGGTCCTGACTATAACTGGGCAAGTCGAGTTGCTCGAGCGCTCGCCGGTCCTTTCTCGCCTGGTTAAGCTTCGCAATCCCTACGTGGACGTCCTCCACCTCGCACAGATCGAACTTCTCCGGCGGTACCGTCAACTCGCAGCCGACTCGGAAGGTCGGCGAGCTCGGCTGCTCGATGCGATCCACCACAGCATCAACGCGATCGCGGCAGGGTTGCAGACGACGGGCTGA
- the queG gene encoding tRNA epoxyqueuosine(34) reductase QueG, which translates to MQLTRDELRQLAAEAGLSLIAVTTAEPFPHLADLLKERIRAGYLRGMDWFDERRADIAADPRNLQPTARSIVSVALSYWLPDIQPPNDGVARGRIARYAWGIDYHRVLRERMRRLHAFLEARVGRTIEARFLVDTARIVDRAVAARAGLGWQGKNTMILVPRHGSWVFLGELVLDIEIDPDQPLRPRCGRCQRCLDACPTGALVAPYQLYAPRCISYLTIEHRGSIPWELRPLMDNWVFGCDVCQEVCPYTSAALPAEDPVVRPERIEHCFPSLEWLLRMSEEEFRTVYQRRPVLRAKRAGLARNAAVALGNIGDRRHLAILEEVVLSHDQPLARSHAAWAMARIDFSTSEPVLLSALQRENDPHVRAELERLLDTPPTPISPSSATLPRSR; encoded by the coding sequence ATGCAGCTGACTCGCGACGAACTGCGTCAACTCGCCGCCGAAGCAGGACTCTCACTCATCGCCGTGACGACTGCTGAGCCGTTTCCGCACCTCGCCGACCTGCTCAAGGAACGGATCCGTGCCGGATACTTGCGCGGAATGGACTGGTTCGACGAGCGACGCGCTGACATCGCTGCGGACCCGCGGAATCTCCAGCCGACCGCCCGCAGCATCGTGAGCGTTGCCCTTTCCTACTGGCTCCCCGATATCCAGCCCCCCAACGACGGTGTGGCACGTGGCCGGATCGCCCGGTACGCCTGGGGGATCGATTACCACCGGGTTCTCCGAGAGCGCATGCGCAGGCTCCATGCCTTCCTGGAAGCACGAGTAGGACGGACAATCGAGGCACGGTTTCTCGTCGACACAGCCCGGATCGTCGATCGGGCAGTGGCGGCGCGGGCCGGGCTCGGCTGGCAAGGGAAGAATACGATGATCCTCGTGCCCCGGCACGGGTCGTGGGTATTCCTCGGCGAACTCGTACTCGACATCGAGATCGATCCGGATCAACCGCTTCGGCCACGCTGCGGTCGCTGCCAGCGATGTCTCGACGCCTGCCCAACCGGCGCCCTGGTCGCGCCCTATCAGCTCTACGCACCGCGCTGCATCTCCTACCTGACGATCGAACACCGCGGATCGATTCCCTGGGAACTCCGTCCCCTGATGGACAACTGGGTGTTCGGCTGCGACGTGTGTCAGGAGGTGTGCCCCTACACGTCCGCTGCGCTTCCAGCGGAGGACCCGGTCGTCCGTCCCGAGCGCATCGAACACTGTTTTCCTTCACTGGAATGGCTCCTCCGCATGAGCGAGGAGGAATTCCGAACGGTCTACCAGCGCCGCCCGGTCCTCCGGGCCAAGCGCGCCGGGCTCGCTCGGAACGCTGCGGTCGCCTTGGGCAATATCGGTGACAGACGACACCTGGCCATTCTCGAAGAGGTGGTGCTGAGTCACGACCAGCCGCTCGCACGCAGCCATGCCGCCTGGGCCATGGCTCGGATCGACTTCTCTACGAGCGAGCCAGTACTCCTCTCGGCGCTACAGCGCGAAAACGATCCGCACGTCCGGGCAGAGCTGGAGCGGCTGCTCGACACGCCGCCGACACCGATCAGCCCGTCGTCTGCAACCCTGCCGCGATCGCGTTGA
- a CDS encoding carbohydrate kinase family protein has protein sequence MADHQAAEHREPVAVLGTTSWDEFLVLDRLPTPGSGAIIRHRAEAGGGTAANVAVALARLGVRPLFVTTVGSDRYGAALLADLERENITLHILPRGAGTPTDRCTILVTPGPERTILWHPGAHLQLGDPLPLDRVFQARIVVIDVEDHALRQFLLDLPAHIAPRIQLVGPLTHLALLPRDRALRLAIQHDVLVGSEVEFSALTGCGDLDSVVETLRRWMPLGATRLAAITRGRGGCVLVSPREIVSCPAFAVEPVDPTGAGDAFTAGLIYGLLERLSLPELGRFANAVGALATRRLGARSALPTRDEVLEFIAQAQPCS, from the coding sequence ATGGCAGATCACCAGGCAGCGGAGCACCGAGAACCTGTCGCTGTCCTGGGAACGACGTCGTGGGACGAGTTCCTGGTGCTCGACCGACTCCCGACGCCAGGATCGGGGGCGATCATCCGGCACCGTGCAGAAGCAGGCGGAGGAACTGCTGCGAACGTGGCCGTCGCACTCGCCCGACTCGGCGTCCGCCCGCTGTTCGTCACGACGGTCGGTTCCGATCGGTACGGCGCAGCGCTGCTTGCGGACTTGGAGCGGGAGAATATAACGCTGCATATCCTCCCACGAGGTGCCGGCACACCGACTGATCGTTGCACGATCCTGGTGACACCGGGTCCGGAACGCACGATTCTCTGGCATCCCGGCGCCCACCTCCAGCTCGGAGACCCCTTACCGCTCGATCGCGTGTTCCAGGCGCGCATCGTCGTGATCGACGTGGAAGACCATGCACTTCGCCAATTTCTCCTCGACTTGCCTGCGCATATCGCACCACGGATCCAGCTGGTCGGCCCGCTCACCCACCTCGCTCTTCTCCCGAGGGATCGCGCACTTCGCCTCGCTATCCAGCACGACGTGCTCGTCGGGAGCGAGGTGGAATTTTCCGCTCTCACTGGTTGCGGAGACCTGGACAGTGTCGTCGAGACGCTCCGGCGATGGATGCCACTGGGTGCGACTCGCCTCGCCGCGATCACCCGTGGACGGGGCGGCTGCGTTCTGGTTTCGCCGCGTGAAATCGTGTCATGTCCAGCTTTCGCAGTCGAGCCCGTCGATCCGACCGGTGCTGGCGACGCCTTCACTGCCGGTCTCATCTACGGACTGCTCGAGCGCCTGTCGTTACCGGAACTCGGCCGGTTCGCGAACGCCGTCGGTGCCCTGGCGACCCGCCGACTCGGCGCCCGTTCCGCTTTACCGACACGCGACGAAGTTCTCGAGTTCATCGCCCAGGCTCAGCCATGCAGCTGA
- the ispG gene encoding flavodoxin-dependent (E)-4-hydroxy-3-methylbut-2-enyl-diphosphate synthase: MAYQRRKTRPVWVGNVQIGGDAPIVVQSMTTTDTRDPQATLRQIHELADAGCEIVRVAVPDRVAAAALAEIVPRSPIPVVADIHFEHTLALKALEAGVHKLRLNPGNIRKPEEVREVVEKAKERGVPIRIGVNFGSLPPMTREFVDEMAAQGATQTELIAEHMVRTALHHVKILEDLDFGDIVISLKAFEVPVMIEAYRRMAKLNDYPLHLGVTEAGTPKSGAIRSAIGIGTLLQEGIGDTIRVSLTTDPVEEVWVAYEILKSLGLRERGATLVACPTCGRVEVDLFRLANEIDEYLRTVKEPIKVAVMGCVVNGPGEARDSDVGVAAGRGKGVIFRKGKIVRRVEEHEIVPALKEEIEQILAERRSGAEHRAQRQISIPIVGE; encoded by the coding sequence ATGGCCTACCAGCGCCGGAAGACACGTCCAGTCTGGGTCGGTAACGTCCAGATCGGTGGTGATGCACCGATCGTCGTGCAATCGATGACGACGACGGATACGCGTGACCCGCAGGCGACGCTCCGGCAGATCCACGAACTCGCCGACGCGGGTTGTGAGATCGTGCGCGTCGCCGTACCGGACCGTGTCGCAGCAGCCGCCCTGGCAGAGATCGTTCCGCGCTCACCGATCCCGGTTGTGGCTGACATCCACTTCGAGCACACGCTTGCCCTCAAGGCGCTCGAAGCAGGCGTGCACAAGCTGCGCCTCAACCCGGGAAACATCCGCAAGCCGGAAGAGGTCCGCGAGGTCGTCGAGAAGGCGAAGGAGCGAGGCGTTCCGATCCGCATCGGCGTTAATTTCGGCTCGCTGCCGCCGATGACCCGCGAGTTCGTCGACGAGATGGCTGCCCAGGGCGCAACGCAGACCGAGCTGATCGCCGAGCATATGGTGCGGACGGCACTGCACCATGTAAAGATCCTGGAGGACCTCGATTTCGGCGATATCGTCATCTCGCTCAAGGCCTTCGAGGTACCGGTGATGATCGAGGCCTACCGACGTATGGCCAAACTGAACGACTATCCATTGCATCTCGGTGTCACCGAGGCAGGTACACCGAAGTCGGGTGCGATCCGTTCGGCCATCGGAATCGGGACACTGCTCCAAGAGGGCATCGGTGACACGATCCGCGTCTCGCTCACGACCGATCCGGTCGAAGAGGTCTGGGTCGCCTACGAGATCCTCAAGAGCCTCGGCCTCCGCGAGCGAGGCGCGACCCTCGTCGCCTGCCCGACCTGTGGCCGGGTGGAAGTCGATCTCTTCCGACTGGCGAACGAGATCGACGAATATCTCCGCACGGTGAAGGAGCCGATCAAGGTCGCCGTGATGGGGTGCGTCGTCAACGGCCCAGGCGAGGCTCGGGATTCCGATGTCGGTGTGGCGGCCGGTCGCGGCAAGGGTGTGATCTTCCGCAAGGGGAAGATCGTACGGCGTGTCGAGGAACACGAGATCGTCCCGGCACTGAAGGAAGAGATCGAACAGATCCTCGCCGAGCGGCGTTCCGGTGCCGAGCACCGTGCCCAACGCCAGATCAGTATTCCGATCGTCGGTGAGTAA
- the rseP gene encoding RIP metalloprotease RseP, translated as MQALYIVPILAVLILAHELGHFLAARLFGIRVLEFGIGLPPRLFGIRRGGVLYSINAIPLGGFVRVVGEDQATEGPDSLQNKPRWQRAVFFGAGAFMNLVVAFLLMIMLVGFRGEPRFHLYVAEVVPDSPAAAAGWQPGDRLVAVDGQPIHDADRLIQATERNAGRPLRVTIQRGTERIDTIVVPRESPPPGQGRTGIRVLIEPAARLVVESVEPGSAAAQAGLQPGDRLVRIGDYPIEDAGAYSLALQTYAGRTVELVVERAGQTVTLAFATPPAPDSGIPNTGLTLRPTLVMSRVPLWHVPIEAARQTALLLAQMIQGLLMLVRGEASLSDIAGPIGMGQLTSEILQLSPEPVWVTLAHLTALLSINLAILNLIPFPALDGGRLFFVLVEAIRGRRIPPEKEGLIHLVGFAILLLLMFAIAFVDIGRLLSGESLLR; from the coding sequence ATGCAAGCGCTCTATATCGTCCCCATCCTCGCCGTTCTGATCTTGGCTCACGAACTCGGTCACTTCTTGGCTGCCCGACTGTTCGGCATCCGCGTTCTCGAGTTCGGCATCGGACTCCCCCCGCGACTCTTCGGTATCCGGCGCGGAGGTGTGCTGTATTCGATCAATGCCATCCCACTGGGCGGGTTCGTTCGGGTTGTCGGAGAAGATCAAGCGACCGAGGGTCCGGATAGCCTCCAGAACAAGCCACGCTGGCAGCGTGCCGTCTTTTTCGGTGCTGGCGCCTTCATGAATCTCGTCGTTGCGTTCCTGCTGATGATAATGCTCGTCGGCTTTCGCGGCGAGCCACGCTTTCACCTCTATGTCGCCGAGGTCGTCCCTGACTCGCCCGCCGCCGCCGCTGGCTGGCAACCGGGTGACCGGCTCGTCGCCGTGGATGGCCAGCCGATTCATGACGCCGATCGGCTGATTCAGGCTACGGAACGTAACGCCGGTCGACCGCTCCGAGTGACGATCCAGCGTGGCACTGAGCGGATCGATACCATCGTCGTGCCGCGAGAAAGTCCGCCGCCAGGACAAGGTCGTACTGGTATCCGCGTGCTCATCGAACCAGCTGCTCGCCTCGTCGTCGAGTCAGTCGAACCTGGTTCCGCTGCTGCTCAGGCAGGCCTGCAGCCAGGTGATCGGCTCGTCCGCATCGGCGACTACCCGATCGAAGATGCTGGCGCCTATAGCCTCGCGCTCCAGACGTACGCTGGGCGCACCGTCGAGCTCGTCGTCGAACGGGCTGGACAAACAGTCACGTTGGCCTTCGCGACCCCACCAGCACCTGACAGCGGGATTCCCAACACCGGCCTCACGTTGCGTCCGACCCTCGTCATGAGTCGTGTCCCGCTGTGGCACGTTCCGATCGAGGCGGCGAGACAAACAGCCCTCCTCCTCGCACAGATGATCCAAGGTCTCCTCATGCTCGTGCGCGGCGAAGCCTCGCTGAGCGATATCGCAGGGCCGATCGGTATGGGCCAACTTACGTCGGAGATTCTCCAGCTCAGTCCGGAACCGGTCTGGGTCACGCTCGCCCATCTCACCGCGTTGCTCTCGATCAACCTGGCGATTCTCAACCTTATCCCCTTCCCAGCCCTCGATGGCGGTCGCTTGTTCTTCGTTCTCGTCGAAGCTATCCGCGGACGGCGCATTCCACCGGAGAAGGAAGGCTTGATCCACCTCGTCGGCTTCGCCATCTTGCTCCTGCTCATGTTCGCCATCGCCTTCGTCGATATCGGACGGCTCTTGAGCGGCGAATCGCTTCTTCGTTAG